A portion of the Bombus pascuorum chromosome 8, iyBomPasc1.1, whole genome shotgun sequence genome contains these proteins:
- the LOC132909901 gene encoding alkylglycerol monooxygenase-like — MNISKADLIDQLKHTGKLWYLVNPYETIFEFPHEVPDYQQQVWLPFLVLIVFEHIILAFKKKRFRLNDQVTSLSQWILQETSRTLFRGAEYYAYIVIYERCRWWNLPWNSLWTWCITAVGVDFCYYWVHRSNHEIHFLWAQHQVHHSSEEFNLAVGLRQSILQHWCNFMLYLPLALFIPPSHFIAHNQFNLIYQLWIHTTVIDDLGPFELIFNTPKHHRVHHGCNLYCLDKNYGGVLIIWDKLFGTFMREKEKEEIIYGLVVSARSFNPLYLQTFYTAELIKKIIRMSTFMDKLGVIWKGPSWFPGIPRLGLDKYKINVTSRIKYDNYIPQWQNIYVIIHFCLVVYHHLQIYEETQDLRTMSSGFIVINNLFALTTIGLLFDKSKYAGILEFIRCLIYLSFSRIYCSINLYIYYVYVTSFCIWIVHFLHTVKSNFINVGRYRS; from the exons ATGAATATTTCCAAGGCTGATCTGATCGATCAGTTAAAACACACAGGCAAACTCTGGTATCTTGTTAACCCCTATGAGACGATTTTCGAATTCCCACACGAAGTTCCCGATTATCAGCAGCAG GTATGGTTACCATTTTTGGTCCTTATCGTATTTGAGCATATTATACTGGcttttaagaagaaaagattcCGCTTGAACGATCAAGTGACTTCCTTGTCTCAATGGATATTGCAAGAAACTAGCCG TACTCTCTTCCGTGGTGCCGAATATTACGCGTACATCGTAATTTACGAGAGATGTCGCTGGTGGAATCTGCCTTGGAACTCTCTATGGACTTGGTGTATCACTGCCGTGGGGGTGGATTTCTGTTACTATTGGGTTCACCGCAGTAACCACG AGATACACTTTTTATGGGCTCAGCATCAAGTACATCATAGCAGCGAAGAATTCAATCTCGCGGTTGGTCTGCGGCAATCCATCTTGCAACACTGGTGTAATTTC ATGTTATATTTACCTCTTGCATTGTTTATACCGCCATCGCATTTCATCGCACATAAtcagtttaatttaatttatcaattatgGATTCATACGACTGTCATTGATGATCTTGGACCGTTCGAGTTAATATTCAACACACCAAAACACCATCGTGTACATCATG GTTGCAATTTATATTGCCTGGACAAAAATTACGGCGGCGTTCTCATTATATGGGATAAATTATTTGGAACATTCAtgcgagaaaaagaaaaggaagagataATTTATGGCTTAGTTGTTAGTGCTCGATCTTTTAATCCCCTGTATTTACAG ACATTTTACACtgcagaattaattaaaaagattatacGGATGTCAACTTTTATGGACAAGTTAGGTGTTATCTGGAAAGGTCCTAGTTGGTTTCCAGGTATTCCTCGCTTAGGTCtggataaatataaaattaat GTTACATCTAGGattaaatatgataattatatacCGCAGTGGCAAAACATTTACGTAATTATACACTTTTGCCTAGTTGTTTATCATCATCTTCAAATATACGAGGAAACACAG GATTTAAGGACCATGTCATCGGgatttatcgttattaataatttgtttgcTCTTACCACTATTGGTTTACTATTTGATAAATCAAAATATGCTGGAATTTTGGAATTCATTCGATGccttatttatttaagtttctccagaatatattgttcgataaatctatatatctattacgtaTATGTAACTTCGTTTTGCATTTGGATTGTACATTTTCTTCATACGGTAAAATCAAACTTTATAAATGTGGGAAGATATAGGAGTTAA